Below is a genomic region from Methanobacterium sp..
TTTTCCAAAAAAGTAGGGAAAAAGGGCAGAGTATATGCAATTGATATCAACCAGAAATCACTGGCTTTTATAGATGATAAGTCAAAAAAAGAGATGATTAACAATATAAAAGCAGTATTAACTAGTGAAAAAGGGTTCTTATTGCCTGAAACAGTAGATATGCTCTTTTTAAGGAATGTGTTTCATCATCTCCCAGAACCTGTTGAATACTTTAAAAATATAAAACAGTTTTTAAAAAAAGATGGAAAAGTAGTTATAATGGATTATAAACAGGGACAATCCAGCTTTGTAGGTATATTTGGACATTATACTCCCGA
It encodes:
- a CDS encoding class I SAM-dependent methyltransferase gives rise to the protein MKAVPAEVLKNLDIHNGDIIGDVGTGGGYFTFEFSKKVGKKGRVYAIDINQKSLAFIDDKSKKEMINNIKAVLTSEKGFLLPETVDMLFLRNVFHHLPEPVEYFKNIKQFLKKDGKVVIMDYKQGQSSFVGIFGHYTPEKTVIDTMKKAGFDVSKKFDFLPKQSFIIFKNKFH